The proteins below come from a single Ictalurus furcatus strain D&B chromosome 15, Billie_1.0, whole genome shotgun sequence genomic window:
- the LOC128619402 gene encoding chemokine XC receptor 1-like: MILSEGVTTERAGREKISGTVPVFLVLMSIQRYMAIVHPLSRWKKGRCFTCVVICAWVVSILAALPDTVHAVTYPDSGVCTYSSITALVAIKYEYIIVFVCAFLVMAFCYIRILQTIFKSPTNRRHRTTGLAFFLVATFFICWAPFTIMSFLETLTQQQTWFPSQVLKYIYAIYICKLLSLIQCCLNPMIYGLFGLIFRKTVLEIFRRRATSNSG, translated from the exons ATGATTTTGTCTGAGGGTGTGACTACTGAGAGAGCTGGACGTGAGAAAATCTCAGG AACTGTACCTGTGTTCCTGGTGCTGATGAGCATTCAGCGCTATATGGCCATAGTGCACCCTCTCTCACGCTGGAAGAAAGGACGTTGCTTCACATGCGTTGTTATATGTGCGTGGGTGGTGAGCATTTTGGCAGCGTTGCCAGACACGGTGCACGCTGTAACATATCCTGACTCAGGAGTCTGTACATACAGCAGCATTACTGCACTGGTTGCTATTAAGtatgaatacattattgtttttgtgtgcGCTTTTTTGGTCATGGCTTTTTGCTACATCAGGATTCTGCAAACCATCTTCAAGTCACCAACAAACCGGAGACACAGAACTACTGGACTCGCCTTCTTTCTAGTAGCTACGTTCTTTATTTGTTGGGCTCCTTTTACCATAATGAGTTTTCTGGAGACCTTAACTCAACAACAGACCTGGTTTCCTAGCCAGGTCTTGAAATATATCTACGCCATCTACATCTGCAAACTTCTGTCTCTCATCCAGTGCTGCCTCAATCCAATGATTTATGGTTTATTTGGTTTAATATTCCGTAAGACGGTGCTAGAGATTTTTCGAAGGCGAGCTACTTCCAATTCAGGCTAA
- the map7b gene encoding ensconsin isoform X3, with product MAEREESYVCRSSSQDSDFHHRGDEKKPLSRPDSTASAHNTYIISSSADVHNTGRPEPLVLKPDERQKLARERREEREKQNAVLKAQLFEREERARLYYEKQLEDRRRRLEEQRLKEERRRVAVEEKRRQKLEEEKARYEAVVRRTLEKSQRVRPKQNRWSWGATLTSSTSHNTDADRRSVSTMNLSKHIDPVINKRLSSSSATLLNSSDRGMRRMPLTPWENNVVSRLQTPTHSYLARSRSAVSLSGDAASCHHASSLSFKAPQSRSGERPIRAGLSLERAVRAGPEANPCRKASHHMLIDRKDKDYVRKSWSNLSCPPPTLSLATTKRAPSPGGQRAKLSQQSPARSSTKPSPKSPMSKRSRSPPPPSSLPFSPSNPSLLPGNLRPSRVTPESPRASPPEDEKDRKKNEEVKREETRRSREEDEEEEQEKREKRGSPAKAAAEISTRKESNGVERVASPPAGRPSTGTTDPEEASRLLAEKRRQAREQREKEEEEKKLQEEAERRHREEMAQRIAEERAKREEEAQRLAEEKKCKEEEERQLEEERLQREKEEEAERLQRQKEEEEARQREEAERLRQEREKHFQKEEAERLERKKRLEEIMKRTRRSDQKSPGQRNGDVSQQSQDTENVVSGIPSITVSAPQIPDSTQRSDSNGHTLPPAGHDSISTEAQLQENGVVMETPDFEEVIEVPMVSKLSRQEGDGEEEDERRKTPLLAFGENGSTHDLSTWDQSQVRDHAGDV from the exons ATGGCGGAGCGCGAGGAAAGCTACGTCTGTCGGAGTTCCAGCCAAG aCTCAGACTTCCATCACAGAGGCGACGAGAAGAAACCTTTAAGTCGGCCAGATTCGACAGCCTCTGCTCACAACACGTACATTATATCCAGCTCTGCAGACGTACACAACACGGGAAGAccag agcctCTGGTGCTGAAACCTGATGAGAGACAGAAACTGGCTcgagagaggagggaggagagagagaaacagaacg ctgtgctAAAGGCTCAGTTGTTTGAGCGTGAGGAGCGAGCGAGGCTGTACTATgagaagcagctggaggacagaAGGAGGCGTCTGGAGGAGCAAAGGCTTAAGGAGGAGAGGAGGCGCGTGGCCGTGGAGGAGAAACGACGGCAGAAGCTAGAGGAGGAGAAG gctCGGTATGAGGCAGTGGTGAGAAGGACTCTGGAAAAGAGTCAGCGAGTCCGACCGAAGCAGAACCGCTGGAGCTGGGGAGCAACCCTAACCTCCAGCACCTCGCACAACACTG atGCTGACAGAAGGTCAGTCTCCACCATGAATCTGTCCAAGCACATAGACCCAGTCATAAACAAACGTCTTTCGTCATCTTCTGCCACACTGTTAAACTCGTCAGACCGAG gtaTGCGTCGTATGCCTCTAACCCCGTGGGAGAACAACGTAGTCAGTCGCTTACAGACACCAACGCACTCGTACCTGGCTCGAAGTCGTAGTGCTGTATCTCTGTCTGGAGATGCAG CCTCCTGTCACCATGCGAGCTCACTGTCCTTCAAGGCCCCGCAGTCACGCAGCGGCGAGCGACCAATCCGAGCCGGCCTCAGCCTCGAGCGAGCGGTCAGGGCTGGGCCGGAGGCCAACCCATGCAGGAAGGCATCCCATCATATGCTG ATTGATAGGAAGGATAAGGACTACGTGCGCAAGTCCTGGAGTAATCTGTCCTGTCCTCCTCCAACTCTGAGCCTCGCCACCACCAAGAGAGCGCCCTCTCCTGGCGGCCAGCGTGCTAAACTCAGCCAGCAGTCACCTGCCAG GAGTTCCACAAAACCATCTCCGAAGTCTCCCATGTCCAAAAGATCCAGGTCTCCTCCTCCGCCATCTTCCCTGCCCTTTTCTCCTAGCAACCCTTCCCTGTTGCCTGGTAACCTGCGACCCAGCCGGGTGACGCCAGAGAGCCCGAGAGCGAGTCCTCCGGAGGATGAGAAGGACCGAAAGAAGAACGAGGAGGTCAAGAGAGAAGAGACGCGTCGCAGCAGGGAAGAGGACGAGGAGGAAGAACAAGAGAAGAGGGAGAAACGCGGAAGTCCTGCTAAAGCAGCAGCTGAAATCTCCACACGTAAAGAGTCCAATG GTGTAGAGAGGGTGGCGAGTCCTCCAGCGGGCAGACCCAGTACAGGAACCACAGACCCAGAGGAGGCGTCTCGACTGCTGGCTGAGAAACGACGGCAGGCCAGAGagcagagggagaaagaggaggaggagaagaagctGCAGGAGGAGGCCGAGAG ACGACACAGAGAGGAGATGGCACAGAGGATAGCTGAGGAGAGAGCGAAACGAGAAGAGGAGGCCCAGCGTCTGGCTGAAGAGAAAAAATgcaaggaggaagaagagagacAATTAGAAGAGGAGagactgcagagagagaaagaggaagaagcagAACGCCTGCAGAGAcag aaagaggaagaggaggctcGTCAGCGTGAGGAAGCAGAGCGTTTgcgtcaggagagagagaaacacttcCAGAAAGAGGAGGCTGAGAGACTCGAGAGGAAAAAG CGTCTCGAGGAGATCATGAAACGCACACGCCGTTCAGATCAg AAAAGCCCCGGTCAGAGGAACGGAGATGTGAGTCAGCAGTCTCAGGACACGG aaaacgtGGTCTCTGGGATCCCCTCAATCACTGTTTCGGCTCCACAAATCCCTGACTCCACACAGCGCAGTGACAGCAACGGCCACACATTGCCCCCTGCTGGACACGA CAGCATTAGCACCGAAGCCCAGCTTCAAGAAAACGGCGTCGTCATGGAGACCCCGGACTTTGAGGAAGTGATCGAGGTGCCCATGGTGAGCAAACTGTCCCGTCAGGAGGGCGACggagaggaagaggacgagAGGAGGAAGACGCCGCTGCTGGCTTTCGGCGAGAACGGAAGCACACATGACCTGAGCACATGGGACCAAAGCCAAGTCCGGGACCACGCAG GTGATGTCTGA
- the map7b gene encoding ensconsin isoform X1 — protein MAEREESYVCRSSSQDSDFHHRGDEKKPLSRPDSTASAHNTYIISSSADVHNTGRPEPLVLKPDERQKLARERREEREKQNAVLKAQLFEREERARLYYEKQLEDRRRRLEEQRLKEERRRVAVEEKRRQKLEEEKARYEAVVRRTLEKSQRVRPKQNRWSWGATLTSSTSHNTDADRRSVSTMNLSKHIDPVINKRLSSSSATLLNSSDRGLQKQTSLSSSCLVNKVPSKARVSREKIHRDRHAGMRRMPLTPWENNVVSRLQTPTHSYLARSRSAVSLSGDAASCHHASSLSFKAPQSRSGERPIRAGLSLERAVRAGPEANPCRKASHHMLIDRKDKDYVRKSWSNLSCPPPTLSLATTKRAPSPGGQRAKLSQQSPARSSTKPSPKSPMSKRSRSPPPPSSLPFSPSNPSLLPGNLRPSRVTPESPRASPPEDEKDRKKNEEVKREETRRSREEDEEEEQEKREKRGSPAKAAAEISTRKESNGVERVASPPAGRPSTGTTDPEEASRLLAEKRRQAREQREKEEEEKKLQEEAERRHREEMAQRIAEERAKREEEAQRLAEEKKCKEEEERQLEEERLQREKEEEAERLQRQKEEEEARQREEAERLRQEREKHFQKEEAERLERKKRLEEIMKRTRRSDQKSPGQRNGDVSQQSQDTENVVSGIPSITVSAPQIPDSTQRSDSNGHTLPPAGHDSISTEAQLQENGVVMETPDFEEVIEVPMVSKLSRQEGDGEEEDERRKTPLLAFGENGSTHDLSTWDQSQVRDHAGDV, from the exons ATGGCGGAGCGCGAGGAAAGCTACGTCTGTCGGAGTTCCAGCCAAG aCTCAGACTTCCATCACAGAGGCGACGAGAAGAAACCTTTAAGTCGGCCAGATTCGACAGCCTCTGCTCACAACACGTACATTATATCCAGCTCTGCAGACGTACACAACACGGGAAGAccag agcctCTGGTGCTGAAACCTGATGAGAGACAGAAACTGGCTcgagagaggagggaggagagagagaaacagaacg ctgtgctAAAGGCTCAGTTGTTTGAGCGTGAGGAGCGAGCGAGGCTGTACTATgagaagcagctggaggacagaAGGAGGCGTCTGGAGGAGCAAAGGCTTAAGGAGGAGAGGAGGCGCGTGGCCGTGGAGGAGAAACGACGGCAGAAGCTAGAGGAGGAGAAG gctCGGTATGAGGCAGTGGTGAGAAGGACTCTGGAAAAGAGTCAGCGAGTCCGACCGAAGCAGAACCGCTGGAGCTGGGGAGCAACCCTAACCTCCAGCACCTCGCACAACACTG atGCTGACAGAAGGTCAGTCTCCACCATGAATCTGTCCAAGCACATAGACCCAGTCATAAACAAACGTCTTTCGTCATCTTCTGCCACACTGTTAAACTCGTCAGACCGAG GCTTACAGAAGCAGAcgtccctctcctcctcttgcTTAGTAAATAAAGTTCCATCTAAAGCTCGAGTGTCCAGAGAGAAGATCCACCGCGACAGACATGCAG gtaTGCGTCGTATGCCTCTAACCCCGTGGGAGAACAACGTAGTCAGTCGCTTACAGACACCAACGCACTCGTACCTGGCTCGAAGTCGTAGTGCTGTATCTCTGTCTGGAGATGCAG CCTCCTGTCACCATGCGAGCTCACTGTCCTTCAAGGCCCCGCAGTCACGCAGCGGCGAGCGACCAATCCGAGCCGGCCTCAGCCTCGAGCGAGCGGTCAGGGCTGGGCCGGAGGCCAACCCATGCAGGAAGGCATCCCATCATATGCTG ATTGATAGGAAGGATAAGGACTACGTGCGCAAGTCCTGGAGTAATCTGTCCTGTCCTCCTCCAACTCTGAGCCTCGCCACCACCAAGAGAGCGCCCTCTCCTGGCGGCCAGCGTGCTAAACTCAGCCAGCAGTCACCTGCCAG GAGTTCCACAAAACCATCTCCGAAGTCTCCCATGTCCAAAAGATCCAGGTCTCCTCCTCCGCCATCTTCCCTGCCCTTTTCTCCTAGCAACCCTTCCCTGTTGCCTGGTAACCTGCGACCCAGCCGGGTGACGCCAGAGAGCCCGAGAGCGAGTCCTCCGGAGGATGAGAAGGACCGAAAGAAGAACGAGGAGGTCAAGAGAGAAGAGACGCGTCGCAGCAGGGAAGAGGACGAGGAGGAAGAACAAGAGAAGAGGGAGAAACGCGGAAGTCCTGCTAAAGCAGCAGCTGAAATCTCCACACGTAAAGAGTCCAATG GTGTAGAGAGGGTGGCGAGTCCTCCAGCGGGCAGACCCAGTACAGGAACCACAGACCCAGAGGAGGCGTCTCGACTGCTGGCTGAGAAACGACGGCAGGCCAGAGagcagagggagaaagaggaggaggagaagaagctGCAGGAGGAGGCCGAGAG ACGACACAGAGAGGAGATGGCACAGAGGATAGCTGAGGAGAGAGCGAAACGAGAAGAGGAGGCCCAGCGTCTGGCTGAAGAGAAAAAATgcaaggaggaagaagagagacAATTAGAAGAGGAGagactgcagagagagaaagaggaagaagcagAACGCCTGCAGAGAcag aaagaggaagaggaggctcGTCAGCGTGAGGAAGCAGAGCGTTTgcgtcaggagagagagaaacacttcCAGAAAGAGGAGGCTGAGAGACTCGAGAGGAAAAAG CGTCTCGAGGAGATCATGAAACGCACACGCCGTTCAGATCAg AAAAGCCCCGGTCAGAGGAACGGAGATGTGAGTCAGCAGTCTCAGGACACGG aaaacgtGGTCTCTGGGATCCCCTCAATCACTGTTTCGGCTCCACAAATCCCTGACTCCACACAGCGCAGTGACAGCAACGGCCACACATTGCCCCCTGCTGGACACGA CAGCATTAGCACCGAAGCCCAGCTTCAAGAAAACGGCGTCGTCATGGAGACCCCGGACTTTGAGGAAGTGATCGAGGTGCCCATGGTGAGCAAACTGTCCCGTCAGGAGGGCGACggagaggaagaggacgagAGGAGGAAGACGCCGCTGCTGGCTTTCGGCGAGAACGGAAGCACACATGACCTGAGCACATGGGACCAAAGCCAAGTCCGGGACCACGCAG GTGATGTCTGA
- the map7b gene encoding ensconsin isoform X2 has protein sequence MAEREESYVCRSSSQDSDFHHRGDEKKPLSRPDSTASAHNTYIISSSADVHNTGRPEPLVLKPDERQKLARERREEREKQNAVLKAQLFEREERARLYYEKQLEDRRRRLEEQRLKEERRRVAVEEKRRQKLEEEKARYEAVVRRTLEKSQRVRPKQNRWSWGATLTSSTSHNTDADRRSVSTMNLSKHIDPVINKRLSSSSATLLNSSDRGMRRMPLTPWENNVVSRLQTPTHSYLARSRSAVSLSGDAVTPVCPRSASCHHASSLSFKAPQSRSGERPIRAGLSLERAVRAGPEANPCRKASHHMLIDRKDKDYVRKSWSNLSCPPPTLSLATTKRAPSPGGQRAKLSQQSPARSSTKPSPKSPMSKRSRSPPPPSSLPFSPSNPSLLPGNLRPSRVTPESPRASPPEDEKDRKKNEEVKREETRRSREEDEEEEQEKREKRGSPAKAAAEISTRKESNGVERVASPPAGRPSTGTTDPEEASRLLAEKRRQAREQREKEEEEKKLQEEAERRHREEMAQRIAEERAKREEEAQRLAEEKKCKEEEERQLEEERLQREKEEEAERLQRQKEEEEARQREEAERLRQEREKHFQKEEAERLERKKRLEEIMKRTRRSDQKSPGQRNGDVSQQSQDTENVVSGIPSITVSAPQIPDSTQRSDSNGHTLPPAGHDSISTEAQLQENGVVMETPDFEEVIEVPMVSKLSRQEGDGEEEDERRKTPLLAFGENGSTHDLSTWDQSQVRDHAGDV, from the exons ATGGCGGAGCGCGAGGAAAGCTACGTCTGTCGGAGTTCCAGCCAAG aCTCAGACTTCCATCACAGAGGCGACGAGAAGAAACCTTTAAGTCGGCCAGATTCGACAGCCTCTGCTCACAACACGTACATTATATCCAGCTCTGCAGACGTACACAACACGGGAAGAccag agcctCTGGTGCTGAAACCTGATGAGAGACAGAAACTGGCTcgagagaggagggaggagagagagaaacagaacg ctgtgctAAAGGCTCAGTTGTTTGAGCGTGAGGAGCGAGCGAGGCTGTACTATgagaagcagctggaggacagaAGGAGGCGTCTGGAGGAGCAAAGGCTTAAGGAGGAGAGGAGGCGCGTGGCCGTGGAGGAGAAACGACGGCAGAAGCTAGAGGAGGAGAAG gctCGGTATGAGGCAGTGGTGAGAAGGACTCTGGAAAAGAGTCAGCGAGTCCGACCGAAGCAGAACCGCTGGAGCTGGGGAGCAACCCTAACCTCCAGCACCTCGCACAACACTG atGCTGACAGAAGGTCAGTCTCCACCATGAATCTGTCCAAGCACATAGACCCAGTCATAAACAAACGTCTTTCGTCATCTTCTGCCACACTGTTAAACTCGTCAGACCGAG gtaTGCGTCGTATGCCTCTAACCCCGTGGGAGAACAACGTAGTCAGTCGCTTACAGACACCAACGCACTCGTACCTGGCTCGAAGTCGTAGTGCTGTATCTCTGTCTGGAGATGCAG TGACCCCCGTTTGTCCTCGCTCAGCCTCCTGTCACCATGCGAGCTCACTGTCCTTCAAGGCCCCGCAGTCACGCAGCGGCGAGCGACCAATCCGAGCCGGCCTCAGCCTCGAGCGAGCGGTCAGGGCTGGGCCGGAGGCCAACCCATGCAGGAAGGCATCCCATCATATGCTG ATTGATAGGAAGGATAAGGACTACGTGCGCAAGTCCTGGAGTAATCTGTCCTGTCCTCCTCCAACTCTGAGCCTCGCCACCACCAAGAGAGCGCCCTCTCCTGGCGGCCAGCGTGCTAAACTCAGCCAGCAGTCACCTGCCAG GAGTTCCACAAAACCATCTCCGAAGTCTCCCATGTCCAAAAGATCCAGGTCTCCTCCTCCGCCATCTTCCCTGCCCTTTTCTCCTAGCAACCCTTCCCTGTTGCCTGGTAACCTGCGACCCAGCCGGGTGACGCCAGAGAGCCCGAGAGCGAGTCCTCCGGAGGATGAGAAGGACCGAAAGAAGAACGAGGAGGTCAAGAGAGAAGAGACGCGTCGCAGCAGGGAAGAGGACGAGGAGGAAGAACAAGAGAAGAGGGAGAAACGCGGAAGTCCTGCTAAAGCAGCAGCTGAAATCTCCACACGTAAAGAGTCCAATG GTGTAGAGAGGGTGGCGAGTCCTCCAGCGGGCAGACCCAGTACAGGAACCACAGACCCAGAGGAGGCGTCTCGACTGCTGGCTGAGAAACGACGGCAGGCCAGAGagcagagggagaaagaggaggaggagaagaagctGCAGGAGGAGGCCGAGAG ACGACACAGAGAGGAGATGGCACAGAGGATAGCTGAGGAGAGAGCGAAACGAGAAGAGGAGGCCCAGCGTCTGGCTGAAGAGAAAAAATgcaaggaggaagaagagagacAATTAGAAGAGGAGagactgcagagagagaaagaggaagaagcagAACGCCTGCAGAGAcag aaagaggaagaggaggctcGTCAGCGTGAGGAAGCAGAGCGTTTgcgtcaggagagagagaaacacttcCAGAAAGAGGAGGCTGAGAGACTCGAGAGGAAAAAG CGTCTCGAGGAGATCATGAAACGCACACGCCGTTCAGATCAg AAAAGCCCCGGTCAGAGGAACGGAGATGTGAGTCAGCAGTCTCAGGACACGG aaaacgtGGTCTCTGGGATCCCCTCAATCACTGTTTCGGCTCCACAAATCCCTGACTCCACACAGCGCAGTGACAGCAACGGCCACACATTGCCCCCTGCTGGACACGA CAGCATTAGCACCGAAGCCCAGCTTCAAGAAAACGGCGTCGTCATGGAGACCCCGGACTTTGAGGAAGTGATCGAGGTGCCCATGGTGAGCAAACTGTCCCGTCAGGAGGGCGACggagaggaagaggacgagAGGAGGAAGACGCCGCTGCTGGCTTTCGGCGAGAACGGAAGCACACATGACCTGAGCACATGGGACCAAAGCCAAGTCCGGGACCACGCAG GTGATGTCTGA